In Promicromonospora sp. Populi, one genomic interval encodes:
- the arfB gene encoding alternative ribosome rescue aminoacyl-tRNA hydrolase ArfB has protein sequence MPAPVRPGLVVSPALTIPRAELTERFSRSSGPGGQGVNTTDSRVELTWDVGRSAVLSDAQRQRIMARLADRLVDGALTVVASEHREQRRNRDAAGRRLAALVAEALAPGPRTRRATRATRGSQERRLAAKKQQGATKRLRSSKPGRED, from the coding sequence ATGCCCGCACCCGTCCGCCCCGGTCTTGTGGTCAGCCCTGCGCTGACGATCCCCCGGGCCGAGCTCACGGAGCGGTTCTCCCGTTCCTCCGGCCCGGGCGGCCAGGGTGTGAACACGACGGACTCGCGTGTTGAGCTGACCTGGGACGTCGGCCGGTCCGCCGTCCTGAGCGACGCGCAGCGCCAGCGGATCATGGCGCGGCTCGCGGATCGCCTGGTCGACGGCGCCCTCACCGTCGTCGCCTCGGAACATCGAGAGCAGCGGCGCAACCGCGACGCCGCCGGGCGACGCCTAGCCGCCCTCGTCGCCGAGGCCCTGGCCCCTGGCCCGCGTACCCGCCGCGCCACGCGGGCCACCAGGGGCTCGCAGGAGCGGCGGCTGGCCGCCAAGAAGCAGCAGGGCGCGACCAAGCGGCTGCGCTCGTCGAAGCCGGGGCGCGAGGACTAG
- a CDS encoding alpha-galactosidase, whose product MTAPVGLPTLPWVPGIEYGTITSVVELPGAPDGAVAVLASAAPRAADVQATVTTSPSGKVVVHISAPVPVETSFVALVPTRDAVALWTPGSGTDRGGLTPSWAGEHVVSPFEGIPLGCVIGRSDTAELTFGVRTDLDSVRLRAGLVEETAQVQVACDLIADEHGTDVVLDFERQPFTQAVRAVGAEIGLHVDAPLDASLDASAEASGARHEEPVLCTWYALHQHVDTASLTAEGRLGAELGFGTMIVDDGWQTADNGRGYGSCGDWAVEPTKIPDPAALVSELRELGLETMWWIGSPFVGLRSAAYAATSGLPLPVLYEDKGLDASVLDPRSRRVREHLRERLLALMRTTGAAGLKIDFLERWGRTPETPAPADAVSGSVPDAALSLLDELIAGIKETVPDPLVEFREPYTGARAIRRATMLRVGDCPMSPRRNRMGITDLRLVTAGIAVHADPVMWAPHDSPERVAQHLHNTMFGVPQVSVLLDGLRADHRAVLAHWLDTWHRVRDVVLHGTLTVSGVSDGYNEVTATGSRTADGEAVTVQYTPVVSSPPAGATSWLLVNAHDEDAVLVRTAPDVVADVEVVDCQGRQLSSSRVTLGEITRLPVPPGGTARITLEAS is encoded by the coding sequence GTGACGGCGCCGGTCGGCCTGCCGACCCTCCCGTGGGTGCCCGGCATCGAGTACGGCACCATCACGTCCGTCGTCGAGCTGCCGGGAGCGCCCGACGGCGCGGTAGCCGTGCTGGCCTCGGCCGCACCGCGAGCTGCCGACGTCCAGGCGACGGTCACGACGTCGCCGTCGGGCAAGGTCGTGGTGCATATCTCGGCGCCGGTACCCGTCGAGACGAGCTTTGTGGCGCTCGTCCCGACGCGGGACGCGGTGGCGCTCTGGACGCCGGGGAGCGGCACCGACCGCGGCGGGCTGACGCCGTCGTGGGCGGGCGAGCACGTCGTGTCGCCCTTCGAGGGCATCCCGCTGGGCTGCGTCATCGGCCGCAGCGACACGGCCGAGCTGACGTTCGGCGTCCGCACGGACCTGGACTCGGTGCGGCTGCGGGCCGGGCTGGTCGAGGAGACGGCGCAGGTCCAGGTCGCCTGCGACCTGATCGCCGACGAGCACGGGACAGACGTCGTGCTCGACTTCGAGCGGCAGCCGTTCACCCAGGCGGTACGCGCAGTGGGCGCGGAGATCGGCCTGCACGTCGACGCCCCCCTCGATGCCTCCCTCGACGCCTCAGCCGAGGCCAGCGGAGCGCGCCACGAGGAGCCCGTGCTCTGCACCTGGTACGCGCTGCACCAGCACGTCGACACGGCGTCGCTGACCGCCGAGGGCCGGCTCGGCGCGGAGCTCGGGTTCGGCACGATGATCGTCGACGACGGCTGGCAGACCGCCGACAACGGGCGCGGCTACGGCTCGTGCGGGGACTGGGCGGTCGAGCCGACGAAGATCCCGGATCCGGCGGCGCTCGTCAGCGAGCTGCGCGAGCTTGGCCTGGAGACCATGTGGTGGATCGGCTCACCGTTCGTCGGCCTCCGCTCCGCCGCGTACGCAGCCACCAGCGGGTTGCCGCTGCCCGTGCTGTACGAGGACAAGGGGCTCGATGCGTCGGTCCTCGACCCGCGCTCCCGCCGGGTGCGCGAGCACCTGCGCGAGCGGCTGCTCGCCCTGATGCGGACGACGGGCGCCGCCGGTCTCAAGATCGACTTTCTCGAGCGCTGGGGACGCACCCCCGAGACGCCGGCGCCCGCCGACGCCGTGAGCGGGTCCGTGCCCGACGCCGCGCTCAGCCTCCTGGACGAGCTGATCGCGGGCATCAAGGAGACGGTCCCGGACCCGCTCGTGGAGTTTCGTGAGCCCTACACGGGGGCGCGGGCCATCCGGCGCGCGACGATGCTCCGCGTGGGGGACTGCCCGATGTCTCCCAGGCGCAACCGCATGGGGATCACCGACCTCCGGCTGGTCACGGCGGGGATCGCCGTGCACGCCGACCCGGTCATGTGGGCGCCGCACGACTCGCCGGAGCGGGTCGCCCAGCACCTGCACAACACGATGTTCGGTGTGCCGCAGGTCTCCGTCCTGCTCGACGGCCTGCGGGCCGATCACCGTGCGGTGCTGGCGCACTGGCTGGACACCTGGCACCGGGTGCGGGACGTCGTGCTGCACGGGACCCTGACTGTCTCCGGAGTGAGCGACGGGTACAACGAGGTCACGGCAACGGGCTCTCGCACAGCCGACGGCGAGGCTGTGACGGTCCAGTACACGCCGGTCGTCTCGTCCCCGCCCGCCGGCGCCACGTCCTGGCTCCTGGTCAACGCCCACGACGAGGACGCGGTGCTCGTGCGCACGGCACCCGACGTCGTCGCCGACGTGGAGGTCGTCGACTGCCAGGGCCGTCAGCTGTCGAGCTCCCGCGTGACCCTGGGCGAGATCACCCGGCTCCCGGTACCGCCGGGCGGCACGGCCCGGATCACCCTGGAGGCTTCCTAG
- a CDS encoding carbohydrate ABC transporter permease, giving the protein MPAPADTEPRPTTSAGRRPGRGVTQPRPAGQVGAFITLLLGSLVFAYPFLWMISTSLRTRSGIAEAGVSLWPVQWQFSNYVDALTAFDFWRYLGNSLITTLVPVVLTVLVSSLVGFAFARVPARGAGILFGIVLGTMLLPGEVTLVPQFILFRTLGMMDTLYPIILPAVFGSPFFIFLFRQFYLRLPQSLTDAAIVDGAGWFRIWRSIYLPLSQPIVVAAAVLQFMASWNNFMTPAIYLSSDRWKTLPLALAGFNSANSTDTGLLMVVSIVVILPCVVLFFAAQKHIVGGISFTGSK; this is encoded by the coding sequence GTGCCCGCTCCCGCTGACACCGAACCCCGCCCCACCACCTCCGCCGGCCGCCGCCCGGGGCGCGGCGTCACCCAGCCCAGACCCGCGGGCCAGGTCGGCGCATTCATCACCCTGCTCCTCGGCTCGCTGGTATTCGCCTACCCGTTCCTGTGGATGATCTCGACGTCGCTGCGCACGCGCAGCGGCATCGCCGAGGCGGGCGTCTCCCTGTGGCCCGTCCAGTGGCAGTTCTCGAACTACGTCGACGCCCTGACCGCGTTCGACTTCTGGCGCTACCTCGGGAACTCGCTCATCACGACCCTCGTCCCCGTGGTGCTGACGGTGCTCGTGTCCTCGCTCGTCGGGTTCGCCTTCGCCCGCGTCCCCGCCCGCGGCGCCGGGATCCTCTTCGGCATAGTCCTGGGCACGATGCTCCTGCCCGGGGAGGTGACCCTGGTCCCGCAGTTCATCCTCTTCCGGACCCTCGGAATGATGGACACGCTGTACCCGATCATCCTTCCGGCTGTCTTCGGGTCCCCGTTCTTCATCTTCCTCTTTCGCCAGTTCTACCTGCGGCTGCCGCAGTCCCTCACCGACGCCGCCATCGTGGACGGCGCCGGATGGTTCCGAATCTGGAGGTCGATCTACCTGCCCCTCTCCCAGCCCATCGTGGTCGCCGCCGCAGTGCTGCAGTTCATGGCCTCGTGGAACAACTTCATGACCCCCGCCATCTACCTCTCGTCCGACCGGTGGAAGACGCTCCCGCTGGCGCTCGCGGGCTTCAACTCCGCGAACAGCACCGACACGGGCCTGCTGATGGTCGTCTCGATCGTCGTGATCCTGCCCTGCGTCGTGCTCTTCTTCGCCGCGCAGAAGCACATCGTCGGCGGCATCAGCTTCACGGGGTCCAAGTGA
- a CDS encoding carbohydrate ABC transporter permease, which translates to MSDAIEALYSLFETMRLHEDLRPLAVFLVLLAVGYALFLGPLFLAVRSGRVSRSTAAFWVFVSPWIAGFLIFTAGPMLYSLALSLFDWDLLNPPEFIGLANYAEAAQDPLLGKALQVTLTYAAISVPLQTALSLGVALLMNMRVAGIHVFRTVWYLPSLVTGVAQVVLFLWVFNPNYGLLNGVLSLFGIQGPPWFADPNWALPAVIIMSLWTVGGNMVIYLAGLQDVPTELYEAAALDGAGRVRTFWNITLPQISPVVFFNVVTGLIAAMQTFTQGYVVMQAGGGPSNSLLFYVLYLYRNAFEFFRMGYASALAWILLIMILLLTLLVFRGSTFWVYYESARPEGRRRARSR; encoded by the coding sequence ATGTCTGACGCGATCGAGGCCCTCTACAGCCTCTTCGAGACGATGCGCCTGCACGAGGACCTGCGGCCGCTCGCCGTGTTCCTCGTCCTGCTCGCCGTGGGGTACGCGCTGTTCCTCGGCCCGTTGTTCCTCGCCGTCCGTAGCGGACGGGTCAGCAGGAGCACGGCCGCCTTCTGGGTGTTCGTCTCACCGTGGATCGCCGGGTTCCTGATCTTCACCGCGGGCCCGATGCTCTACTCGCTCGCGCTGTCGCTGTTCGACTGGGACCTGCTGAACCCGCCCGAGTTCATCGGGCTGGCGAACTACGCCGAGGCCGCGCAGGACCCCCTGCTCGGCAAGGCGCTCCAGGTCACCCTGACGTACGCGGCGATCAGCGTGCCGTTGCAGACGGCCCTGTCGCTGGGCGTGGCGCTGCTGATGAACATGCGCGTCGCGGGGATCCACGTGTTCCGCACGGTCTGGTACCTGCCGAGTCTGGTCACCGGGGTGGCGCAGGTGGTGCTGTTCCTCTGGGTCTTCAACCCCAACTACGGCCTGCTCAACGGTGTCCTGTCGCTCTTCGGGATCCAGGGACCGCCCTGGTTCGCTGACCCGAACTGGGCACTGCCGGCGGTGATCATCATGAGCCTGTGGACCGTGGGCGGGAACATGGTGATCTACCTCGCGGGCCTCCAGGACGTGCCCACCGAGCTGTACGAGGCCGCCGCGCTCGACGGCGCCGGCCGGGTGCGCACGTTCTGGAACATCACGCTCCCGCAGATCAGCCCCGTCGTCTTCTTCAACGTCGTCACGGGCCTCATCGCGGCGATGCAGACCTTCACCCAGGGCTACGTCGTCATGCAGGCCGGCGGCGGGCCGTCCAACTCGCTGCTGTTCTACGTCCTCTACCTCTACCGGAACGCCTTCGAGTTCTTCCGCATGGGCTACGCCTCGGCCCTGGCCTGGATCCTGCTCATCATGATCCTGCTGCTGACCCTGCTCGTGTTCCGGGGGAGCACCTTCTGGGTCTACTACGAGTCCGCCCGACCCGAAGGGAGACGTCGTGCCCGCTCCCGCTGA
- a CDS encoding extracellular solute-binding protein, giving the protein MRKISVVLLTAAFAVGLTGCSAPDSGSGATTISFAHWGNNEENATMEAMVAAFEAEHPDIDIEAEWIQADYEQRLQTTIAGGSQATVAQIGNTMLAAFANAFRPVEVDPDLYYSANTARSMQFDGEYLAVPFVAKPKVMAVNAAVFEDAGVEPPTADRALTIDEFDELAQQVTSGTAPDKTYGSARLWFNGWLVAEGGAFYNDDATACTLDSPEALETTEDLIAAQSPDGYAPTQLDAEGQDMFDWLGIGRLAMQPDFGPWDIAKLVALDDPAIDLVPVPGDGSLLEFNGLGISASASDEEAEAAQTFVDFMSTAPAAQDLLTTSESSLGVPIIEESLAAFLDAAPDKNLQAFVDALDQSTIDPSVANDNQIRTAFDDVIYSDTALGAGDEDPATVLADFNVECQSILDSE; this is encoded by the coding sequence ATGAGGAAGATCTCTGTGGTGCTCCTGACCGCTGCTTTCGCGGTCGGGCTCACCGGTTGCTCGGCCCCGGACTCCGGTTCGGGCGCGACGACCATCAGCTTCGCCCACTGGGGCAACAACGAGGAGAACGCCACGATGGAGGCGATGGTCGCCGCCTTCGAGGCGGAGCACCCCGACATCGACATCGAGGCCGAGTGGATCCAGGCCGACTACGAGCAGCGGCTCCAGACGACGATCGCCGGTGGCAGCCAGGCGACGGTCGCCCAGATCGGCAACACGATGCTCGCGGCCTTCGCCAACGCCTTCCGCCCCGTCGAGGTCGACCCGGACCTGTACTACTCGGCCAACACTGCGCGCAGCATGCAGTTCGACGGCGAGTACCTGGCCGTCCCGTTCGTGGCGAAGCCCAAGGTCATGGCCGTCAACGCCGCGGTGTTCGAGGACGCGGGCGTCGAGCCCCCGACGGCGGACCGGGCTCTGACCATCGACGAGTTCGACGAGCTCGCGCAGCAGGTCACCTCTGGCACCGCGCCGGACAAGACCTACGGTTCGGCCCGCCTGTGGTTCAACGGCTGGCTGGTCGCCGAGGGTGGCGCGTTCTACAACGACGACGCGACCGCCTGCACGCTCGACAGCCCCGAAGCCCTCGAGACGACAGAGGACCTCATCGCGGCCCAGTCGCCCGACGGGTACGCCCCGACCCAGCTCGACGCCGAGGGCCAGGACATGTTCGACTGGCTCGGCATCGGCCGGCTGGCCATGCAGCCCGACTTCGGGCCGTGGGACATCGCCAAGCTCGTGGCTCTCGACGACCCGGCGATCGACCTCGTCCCGGTGCCCGGCGACGGTTCGCTGCTCGAGTTCAACGGCCTGGGCATCTCGGCGTCCGCCTCGGACGAGGAGGCGGAGGCCGCGCAGACCTTCGTCGACTTCATGAGCACCGCGCCCGCCGCGCAGGACCTCCTGACCACGAGCGAGTCCTCGCTCGGCGTGCCGATCATCGAGGAGTCGCTCGCGGCCTTCCTGGACGCGGCCCCCGACAAGAACCTGCAGGCGTTCGTCGACGCGCTGGACCAGTCGACCATCGACCCGTCGGTCGCGAACGACAACCAGATCCGTACGGCCTTCGACGACGTGATCTACTCGGACACCGCGCTCGGCGCAGGCGACGAGGACCCCGCCACCGTGCTCGCGGACTTCAACGTCGAGTGCCAGAGCATCCTCGACAGCGAGTGA
- a CDS encoding LacI family DNA-binding transcriptional regulator, which produces MAKVGIADVAQAAGVSEATVSRVINNRGTVAAGTRKAVEAALRTVGYARTNVSNVVLLVTPGLDEPFFARTSERIMSALGMHGLRGVVCSAPVGGTQELDLVSAMVDAGIVATIFVSASNTLEGADPGVHRLLTREHIPFVCINGAFDQADAPVLSTNDALASQLAVEHLWGLGHRRIGLIAGPTGNRPSDRRVAGFRETMAALGAGTGDGTGDGTVDAAVYAPVVRIAYSMEGGVSAATTLLGAAEPPTAIIAASDEMALGAIRAARRAGLSIPGDLSVVGYDDALPLDFVDPPLTSVRQPVDRLAAAVAPIVLAQVRGRHPDATELMFDPELIVRASTAPAPR; this is translated from the coding sequence GTGGCGAAGGTTGGCATAGCCGATGTCGCGCAGGCGGCGGGGGTCAGCGAGGCGACGGTCAGCCGGGTCATCAACAACCGCGGCACCGTGGCCGCGGGTACCCGCAAGGCCGTCGAGGCGGCGCTGCGCACCGTCGGATATGCCCGCACCAACGTGAGCAACGTGGTTCTGCTCGTCACGCCGGGTCTCGACGAGCCCTTCTTCGCCCGGACTTCCGAGCGGATCATGAGCGCACTCGGCATGCACGGGCTGCGCGGTGTCGTGTGCTCCGCGCCGGTGGGCGGGACGCAGGAGCTGGACCTCGTCTCGGCGATGGTCGACGCCGGGATCGTAGCCACGATCTTCGTCTCGGCCAGCAACACCCTGGAGGGGGCGGACCCGGGGGTGCACCGGCTCCTGACCCGCGAGCACATCCCGTTCGTCTGCATCAACGGCGCCTTTGATCAGGCCGATGCGCCGGTGCTGTCGACGAACGACGCCCTCGCGTCCCAGCTCGCGGTGGAGCACCTGTGGGGCCTGGGGCATCGCCGGATCGGCCTGATCGCGGGGCCCACTGGCAACCGGCCCAGCGACCGGCGGGTCGCGGGCTTCCGCGAGACCATGGCGGCGCTGGGCGCCGGCACGGGCGATGGCACGGGCGATGGCACGGTCGACGCCGCTGTCTACGCCCCTGTCGTGCGCATCGCCTACAGCATGGAGGGCGGCGTGTCCGCGGCGACAACGCTGCTCGGGGCCGCAGAGCCACCGACCGCGATCATCGCGGCGAGCGACGAGATGGCGCTCGGCGCGATCCGCGCCGCCCGCCGGGCCGGGCTGTCCATTCCCGGAGACCTCTCCGTCGTCGGGTACGACGACGCCCTGCCGCTCGACTTCGTGGATCCGCCGCTGACGAGCGTCCGTCAGCCGGTCGACCGGCTGGCCGCTGCCGTGGCCCCGATCGTGCTCGCGCAGGTCAGAGGCCGCCACCCCGATGCGACCGAGCTGATGTTCGACCCTGAGCTGATCGTGCGGGCTTCGACGGCCCCGGCGCCCCGGTGA
- a CDS encoding amylo-alpha-1,6-glucosidase, which yields MDALDEVLDEVQDEVRVDVAEVPFSRRGSWLNVSTVVGPHTSARHLHLVSHRHGMHAAAEIVLFDDAGRELAPVVAATPSRLRAQGAPGQRAPGWFEVAFEDAESLRVRGHGAHVELRGGSSSDEYAPHAFTDPATGAVLLADDRIGARLRITPLEGTALRLADRGGRPVVTPEVVTPEGGASTGGAEGGTPEGRTSESRTSEDGWEIAIEEIGSAKAAYRATDSFPDVAEHVRREFAAYVDAIAPWRSPETPAATLAAYVLWSATVAPSGMIRREAVLMSKHWMDRVWSWDHCFNALALAPGLPDEALDAFEMPFDHQDELGALPDLVGHAIVSFACVKPPVHGWAFARLARLLPDLDRPALERVTEELARLTDFWLTHRRAPGHALPYYQQGNDSGWDNSTMFLRETVIEAPDLAAYLVLQLDTLGQLADRLGDRVTERLDTRRGDSWRKQRDELAAALVDQLWDGERFVARGVTDREPDGQKSLLGLMPLVAAEFLPRDVVDALIARVPDYLTAVGPATEELHSPHYRADGYWRGPVWGPSTVLLEDGLRRAGAAELADQVSARFRATCERSGFAENFDATTGAGLRDRAYTWTASSYLMLAREHVARAAG from the coding sequence GTGGACGCGCTAGACGAGGTACTAGACGAGGTTCAGGACGAGGTACGGGTCGACGTCGCTGAGGTCCCGTTCAGCAGACGAGGGTCCTGGCTCAACGTCTCGACCGTCGTCGGGCCGCACACATCGGCACGCCATCTGCACCTGGTCTCGCACCGCCACGGCATGCACGCCGCGGCGGAGATCGTGTTGTTCGACGACGCCGGCCGAGAGCTGGCACCCGTCGTCGCCGCGACGCCGTCGAGGCTGCGGGCGCAGGGCGCGCCCGGGCAGCGCGCGCCCGGGTGGTTCGAGGTGGCGTTCGAGGACGCCGAGTCGCTTCGCGTCCGCGGGCACGGGGCCCACGTCGAGCTGCGTGGCGGATCGTCGTCCGACGAGTATGCGCCGCACGCCTTCACCGACCCGGCCACGGGCGCCGTCCTGCTCGCGGACGACCGCATCGGCGCCAGGCTGCGGATCACTCCGCTTGAGGGGACTGCTCTCCGCCTTGCGGACCGGGGAGGCCGCCCGGTCGTGACCCCCGAGGTCGTGACCCCCGAGGGTGGGGCTTCCACGGGCGGGGCCGAGGGCGGGACCCCTGAGGGCAGGACCTCCGAAAGCAGGACCTCCGAAGACGGGTGGGAGATCGCGATCGAGGAGATCGGCAGCGCGAAGGCCGCGTACCGCGCGACCGACAGCTTCCCGGACGTCGCCGAGCACGTCCGCCGCGAGTTCGCGGCCTACGTCGACGCGATCGCCCCCTGGCGCTCTCCCGAGACGCCCGCGGCCACGCTGGCGGCCTACGTGCTGTGGTCCGCCACGGTCGCGCCCAGCGGGATGATCCGTCGCGAGGCGGTGCTCATGTCGAAGCACTGGATGGACCGGGTGTGGAGCTGGGACCACTGCTTCAACGCCCTCGCCCTCGCACCGGGCCTGCCCGACGAGGCGCTCGACGCCTTCGAGATGCCCTTCGACCACCAGGACGAGCTGGGTGCGCTGCCCGACCTGGTCGGCCACGCGATCGTCTCGTTCGCCTGCGTCAAGCCGCCGGTGCACGGGTGGGCGTTCGCCAGGCTGGCCCGCCTGCTGCCCGACCTCGACCGCCCCGCGCTCGAGCGCGTGACCGAGGAGCTCGCGAGGCTCACGGACTTCTGGCTGACCCATCGCCGGGCACCCGGACACGCGCTCCCCTACTACCAGCAGGGCAACGACTCCGGGTGGGACAACTCGACGATGTTCCTCCGGGAGACCGTCATCGAGGCGCCCGACCTCGCGGCCTACCTCGTGCTGCAGCTCGACACCCTGGGACAGCTGGCCGACCGCCTCGGCGACCGTGTCACCGAGCGCCTCGACACCCGACGGGGTGACTCGTGGCGCAAGCAGCGGGACGAGCTGGCGGCGGCGCTCGTCGACCAGCTGTGGGACGGCGAGCGGTTCGTGGCCCGCGGCGTCACCGATCGTGAGCCCGACGGGCAGAAGAGCCTGCTGGGGCTGATGCCGCTGGTGGCCGCCGAGTTCCTGCCGCGCGACGTCGTCGACGCCCTGATCGCCCGGGTTCCCGACTACCTCACCGCCGTCGGGCCGGCGACCGAGGAGCTGCACTCCCCGCACTACCGGGCCGACGGCTACTGGCGCGGACCGGTCTGGGGTCCGTCCACGGTCCTCCTGGAGGACGGCCTGCGCCGCGCAGGCGCGGCAGAGCTCGCCGACCAGGTCAGCGCCCGCTTCCGCGCGACGTGCGAGCGGTCCGGGTTCGCCGAGAACTTCGATGCGACGACGGGAGCGGGCCTGCGCGACCGGGCGTACACGTGGACGGCGAGCTCCTACCTGATGCTCGCCCGCGAGCACGTCGCCCGCGCTGCAGGGTAG
- the msrA gene encoding peptide-methionine (S)-S-oxide reductase MsrA — MTSGIHDTGQITREPGTETAVLAGGCFWGMEDLIRRQPGVLGTRVGYTGGRNDHATYGNHPGHAEAVEITFDPGQTTYRDILAFFFQIHDPSTLNRQGNDVGTSYRSAIFPLTPEQETVARDTIADVDASGLWPAKAVTTIEPVGPFWEAEPEHQDYLITYPNGYTCHFPRPGWVLPRRTSATA; from the coding sequence ATGACCAGCGGGATTCACGACACCGGACAGATCACGCGCGAGCCGGGCACCGAGACGGCCGTCCTGGCCGGCGGGTGCTTCTGGGGCATGGAAGACCTCATCCGTCGGCAGCCGGGAGTGCTCGGCACGCGCGTCGGCTACACCGGCGGGCGGAACGACCACGCGACGTACGGCAACCACCCTGGGCACGCGGAGGCGGTCGAGATCACCTTCGACCCGGGACAGACGACCTACCGGGACATCCTGGCGTTCTTCTTCCAGATCCATGACCCGTCGACGCTGAACCGCCAGGGCAACGACGTCGGTACGAGCTACCGCTCGGCGATCTTCCCGCTGACCCCCGAGCAGGAGACGGTCGCTCGCGACACGATCGCCGACGTGGACGCGTCCGGTCTGTGGCCGGCCAAGGCCGTGACGACGATCGAGCCCGTCGGGCCGTTCTGGGAGGCCGAGCCCGAGCACCAGGACTACCTGATCACCTACCCCAACGGGTACACCTGCCACTTCCCGCGCCCGGGCTGGGTGCTGCCCCGGCGCACGTCCGCCACGGCGTGA
- a CDS encoding glyoxalase superfamily protein has translation MLRIQDETYAREFYVDYLGFSVEWEHRFEPGLPTDGL, from the coding sequence GTGCTCCGGATCCAGGACGAGACTTACGCCCGAGAGTTCTACGTGGACTACCTCGGGTTCAGCGTCGAGTGGGAGCACCGCTTCGAGCCGGGGCTGCCGACTGACGGCCTGTAG
- a CDS encoding prephenate dehydrogenase, with protein sequence MTDGKTAGVIGLGFMGASLAAAFRGAGGIEGGIERVVGYDSSPDARARADAESYVDEVLDSAADVARAADLLVLCTPVQQIITDLTELGPLLRRGAIVMDIGSTKVAVTEAMVKILPDGVVPIGGHPMTGPATARVDSPTARIYAGRVFLLTPTERTDPAVTRWCTDLLRGIGARVEVLDPDRHDRLVAVVSHLPRMLPVPLLDLVVKDPDPMLTTLPAGGFRESTKRATDSLDMWGDVLLTNTGHIVETMRRYAHEVELVADQVERGDPATLRELLATTSDRWAALFPADVDGADGAPPAEPGNR encoded by the coding sequence GTGACGGACGGCAAGACGGCCGGTGTGATCGGCCTGGGATTCATGGGCGCCTCGCTCGCCGCGGCATTCCGTGGCGCGGGCGGTATCGAGGGCGGGATCGAGCGAGTCGTCGGGTACGACAGCTCGCCGGACGCCCGGGCCCGGGCCGACGCCGAGTCGTACGTCGACGAGGTCCTGGACAGCGCCGCCGACGTCGCCCGAGCGGCGGACCTGCTCGTCCTGTGCACGCCGGTACAGCAGATCATCACCGACCTCACCGAGCTCGGACCGCTGCTGCGCCGAGGCGCGATTGTCATGGACATCGGCAGCACCAAGGTCGCGGTCACCGAGGCGATGGTCAAGATCCTGCCCGACGGCGTGGTGCCGATCGGCGGCCACCCGATGACGGGACCGGCCACGGCCAGGGTCGACAGCCCGACCGCGCGGATCTATGCCGGGCGGGTCTTCCTGCTCACGCCGACCGAGCGCACGGACCCCGCCGTGACGAGGTGGTGCACCGACCTCCTGCGCGGGATCGGGGCCCGGGTCGAGGTGCTGGACCCGGACCGGCACGACCGGCTCGTCGCCGTCGTCAGCCACCTGCCCCGGATGCTTCCCGTGCCGCTCCTCGACCTCGTGGTCAAGGACCCGGACCCGATGCTGACGACGCTTCCGGCCGGCGGTTTCCGGGAGAGCACCAAGAGGGCCACGGACAGCCTCGACATGTGGGGGGACGTGCTGCTCACCAACACCGGCCACATCGTCGAGACGATGCGGCGCTACGCGCACGAGGTCGAGCTGGTCGCGGACCAGGTCGAACGCGGCGACCCGGCGACGCTGCGCGAGCTCCTGGCCACGACGTCCGACCGGTGGGCTGCTCTCTTCCCCGCCGACGTCGACGGCGCCGACGGCGCCCCACCTGCAGAGCCCGGCAACCGCTGA